From the genome of uncultured Bacteroides sp.:
TCACAGGATGCAAAGATTGCCAAGAAAATAGAGGTTAATAATATATTAATTAATTTTTTCATAATCTTTCTGTTATTTTTGTTTTACCAAATTATTTCCAACCAGAATATTCTACATTACTAGTTCCCCAACCTGAATTTTGTTTCAATACACCATTTGACAAAGATATTTCAGTTTCTGGAATTGGGAAGAAACCACCACTTGTTGCTTTATAACGCGAAGCATATCCACCACCATTATTTGTTGTAGCATTTTTATCAGTCACTCCTTTATAGTAAGTTGGTTGGTTATCTTGCTTGGCCAAAGCTGTTTCAGCAATATGCCAACGGCGAATATCATTCCAACGAGTACCTTCGAAACAAAGTTCCCAACGACGTTCATTACGTAAAACATCATCTGTATAACCGCTAATAGAAGGCAATCCGGCACGAGCACGTACTTTATTAATACCTGATACTTCCTTCTTCAACTCAGATTGCATCAATAATGCATCAGCAAAACGAATTAGGACTAGGTCATGAATATTTGAAAGTTGAAAATTGACTGTTGAATAATCATACATATTCTGTTCGAATGTTTCCCAGTATTTATTATCTTCAGTTTTCTTGGCGGTAATAGGAGACCACTTCTTTGCATAATAATCAGTTTCCTGAACAAAGTCAGTCCAACCACCTTTGGTATAATTAGGTAATTCAACAGGAATATTACAAATAGAGGCTTCACGACGCATATCATTTGGCTCAGCACTAACCCAGTCTTTCCATAAATTAGGAGCTACAGGACCAGCACCCCAACCTTGTCCAAAAGGAAATGTTTTACCAAGATCCTGACCACCACGGATAGCCATATGAAGAGCATATCCATTAGAATAACCAATAGTTGTACTCCAGCTTGCAAACTTAGAATATTTAATAGCAAACATAGATTCAGGGTTAACTGCATTATCATCTTCAACCCATTTCAAGCCTTTGCCTTTTGTATAGCCGTAATCTTCTTTAGTTAACCTATTAGAATAGGCCCACAAATTACGAAAATCCGGAACCAATGAATAACCTGAGTTATTTACACAATCGTCAATCCAAGTGATAACATTATCTTTTGTAACGATACTTCCATCAGGAAGTGTAACTTCTGATTTTTCATAGAAACCTGTGTAGAAAAGGAAAGCACGTGCCATCATAGCCTCAGCAGTCCATTTATCAACATGGCCAGATTCTACCCAATTACTTCCAAATTTCTTATTTGGCATCAATTCGATTGCAGATTTCAAGTCAGAAATAATTTGTCCCCATGTTTCATCAGGAGTAGATTGAGCCTTATTTTCGGGACTAGAAGATACAACCAAAGGTACTTTTTCAAAGTAAGAAGCTAACTCATAATAATAGAAAGCGCGGAGGAAATAAGCCTCACCAATCATCTGATTCTTTTGATCGTCGTTTTCGTAGCCACTACAGTTTCCCAATGTTTCAATAGCTGTGTTCGCACGGAAAATACCAGCATAACGATCTTTCCAAAACTGTTCAAGCATACTTGAACCGAAATTCATCATCAAGTCTAGCGCCTGCATTAGCTTATCATTCTCACCACCACCACCAAGTCGGTCATCGCAAGCAAGTTCTGATGCGTAAAGGAAAGAATATTGTGGATTTGCATTTACAACACTCAAATTGTTATAGACACCAGCTACTACTTGTTTCGCATCAATTAGTGTTTGGGGGTAATTAGAAGTATCTTTCTGTGTCAAATTTTCCGTATCCAGAAAATCATTACAGCTTGAGAACAGTACTGTTACTGCAGCTACTGCTAAATATTTAATTTTTTTCATCCTTAGTACTATTAAAATTTAAGACTTACACCTACTAAATAAGTTCTTGGGCTTGGATAGAAACCAATATCAATTCCTGATGCCCAACTATTTGTACCTCCATCATAACCAATCTCAGGATCCATTCCAGAATAACCTGTTATAGTAAATAGGTTCTCAGCAGTTACAAACAAACGAGCTTGAGAAAGACACATTTTTGGGAAAAGCTTCTTAAAATCATAACCTAGAGTAATATTCTGAATTTTTACAAAATCACCATTTTCAATATAAATATCAGAAATACTTTGGTAATTAATGTTTGATCCAGCGGTCAAACGAGGCATTTTATTAGAAGTACCTTCACCATGCCAACGTTGATAAACTTCTGTAGTATAGTTTTCATGACGACCATCAACAAACTTACGATATGATTTTGCAATCTGCTGACCAAATGCTCCATGAGCAGCAATATTCAAATCAAAACCTTTATAACCAAAGTTCAAACCTAATCCTAAAGTATAGTCTGGATGAGGATTACCGATATCTGTCTTATCTTCATTCGCAGTAATCTTCCCATCTTGGTTTAAATCTACAAATTTCACATCACCTGGTTGAGGGTTAGACTGAAGAATACCGTTTCCAGCAGCTTTCCAAGCATCAATATCTGCCTGATTTTGGAAGATACCTGCTGTTTTATATCCGTAAAAGTAACCAATTGGTTTACCAACTTGCGCACGATACATTTCAGTAGTTCCTTGACTCAATACATTTTCAACACCATGGATAATTCCTTCAGAGTTAGCAATGCGAGTAACTTCATTTTTATTATAAGAAAGGTTTGCATTAATACCATAAGTAAAGTCCTTTCCAATTTTATCATTCCATCCCAATGCTAGTTCAAAACCTTTATTTTCAACATCACCACCATTAATATAAGGTGCGCCTGTTCCATAAGAAGCCAATTGAGGAGCAACTACTAACCAGTCTTTTGTTTTTTTATTATACCAGTCGAACGCTACACGTAAGCGAGAACTTAAAATATTTGCATCAAAACCTAAATCAAGCTGTTCTGAGGTTTCCCATTTAACATCTGGATTAGGAAGAATATTTGCATAACCACCTGTTGTTTGTGAATCTTTGTTGTTGCCAAAAGAGTAAGCTGCAGTATCATCGAAAGATACAGTAGATAAATATTGGAAATTAGAAATATTACAGTTACCATTTTGTCCCCAACTTGCACGAAGTTTAAGAAAATCTAACCAATTCTTTGTTGATTCCATAAAGCTTTCGTTAGAAAGAACCCAACCTAATGATGCTGATGGGAAGTATCCCCATCTATTGCCACGGGCAAAGTTTGAAGAAGCATCAGCACGCATTACAAGAGAAGCCATATAAGTTTCTTTCCAGTCATAGTTAACACGGCCGAAGAAAGACACTAAACGACCTTGTCCCCAAGGAGAACCACCCACGGTTGTCTGGCCGCTCTTAATACCCTGTGAATTATCCAAATAAGCATGCTTATAATCATAAAAAAGCAAATCTCCGTTTGTAGCTGAAAGATTTTCACCCATACCTGATTTCTCAAGAGATTGACCAACTAAAGCATCAAAGTGATGATCACTATTAATATTGAACTTATAGTTCAATGTATTTTCCCAAGTAAAACTCCATCCCATACTACTATTTTGAGTTACAGAAGAGACAGTGTTCTGCGTAGTAGTTGAAAGAGTATATGTTGGTTTATAAGAACGATAAGTGCTTGCACTCATTTTATAACCAAACTGAGATTTAAGAAACAAATTCTTAATAGGTTGAATCTGCAAATAAGCAGACATATTCAGATTATGACTTTTTGATGTATTTTTACCACGTTCATAAACCATATCTGCAATAGGATTGGCAGCACTAGAATCATATTGAGTTAATCCCATCGCATCTTTATCATACATATCGAAATAATTTCCATTTGCATCATAAACAGGCATTATAGGCATAATTCTCAGCATATTTGAAATATCATTCCAATATTGATTTCCAATACCAATACCACTTTTCACTGCATAATTATAATTCAGAGTCTCACCAAATTTAACTATATCCATGTCATTTGCTTTATAAATAACATGATCGGAATTAAGTCTTACAGTAGTACGTTCATAATCAGATTGAACTGGTTTACCAAAAATACCTTCTTGAGAAGTATAAGACACACCCAGAGAGAATTTAGAAATATCACTACCACCCGCAATATTAACAGAATGATTTTGAATTGGAGCATCTTCATTACGCATTGCATCCAACCAGTTAGTACCTTTCCAAGTGCCATTCATAACTGCATCATATTTGTCTCCCAAGATCGTTTTCCAATCATAAAGTTCAAGTCCTTCATTAAAATTAACTTCATCCATAATAGCCGTATACTCTTTTGCATTAAGCAAAGAAGGCATTTTATAGACGTTCTGCACACCATAGTATCCATCGTAACTTACCTGAATTTTTCCTGATTTACCTTGTTTAGTTGTAACCAGAATTACTCCATTGGCAGCACGAGCACCATATATAGCTGCTGAAGCAGCATCTTTTAAAACGTCAATAGACTCAATATCTGCTGGATTAAGATTGCTAATATTACCACCAGCAACACCATCGATAACATAAAGAGGAGCTGAATCACCTGTTGTACCCAAACCACGAATGTTTACTTTAAACCCTTCACCCGGTTGACCAGAGCTTTGAGTAATAGTTACACCCGGACTCTGACTCTGCATAGCAGAAAGAGCATTTGTTGTACTTAGTTTCTGAAGATCATCACCTTTAACCTGAACTGTAGCACCGGTTACCAGTTTCTTTTTCTGAACACCATAACCAACTACAACCACCTCGTCAAGTAATTCAGAATTTTCTTCTATAACTACGTTGACTGATTTTTGATCACCTTTTACACGTAGCTCTACAGATTTGTAGCCTACACAAGAAACAACCAAAACAGCATCTTTTCCGGAAAAATTCAAGGAGAAATTTCCATTCATGTCTGTTATGGTCCCACTAGTGGTTCCTTTCACTAGAACATTTACGCCAGGCATCCCTAAACCGTCCTTTTTATCGGTAACTGTACCGGTAATTCGGTTTTGCTGCGCCATGACATGACAACTCATTACAAGTGCCATTAAAAACAACATGATGTTTTTCATAACTGATAATTAGATTTATAATATATGAATACAAAAGTATTTATTAAGCAAATTCACTACAAATGCAATTTTATCTTAAAATAATACTATTTTATCTATTCGCTTATTTTTTGATATTTCTTAAAAATAATTTCAACTTTAGCATTTTTTTATCATATAGATAAAGCATGAAGTTTCATTACATGATAACATTCTTACCTTAAGAGTTGATACAAAAATATAGTATTCATAAGAGCGACAAGGATATATTTTGTTTTCAATAAGGTATATATATGTTTCATTTCATGAATTTATAAGAACTTTATAACAATAATGTTATCAATTCTTAATTATTTCATATGCCTTTTAAAGAATTCCATACGAATATTCCACCAAGAAGAAGGTACATCATGCCCATAGGTGGGATTAATAATGTATTCTTTTTCAGTACTGATACGATTATAACCAGAGAAATTTGTATGAGGGGGACAAACTTCATCCTGCAAGCCTGAAGCCATTATTATAGGGCACTTAATCCAACCTGCCAGATTCTTTATATCAAAATAAGATAGCATATCATACAGCTGGGTTTCACTTATTGATGACTGTTTTGCCAAAGCTGCTTTAACCGCATCACCCGGCCAATGAACAATCTTAAAATAATCGGGATAATCTGAAAGGAAAGGAATAAACGGAGCTGCTGCTGCAATACGGTGATCGAGCGCACAAGCTGCCATTGTGAACGCGCCACCCTGACTACCCCCTTCTGCGAAAATATTTTTTGTATTTACTTCGGGACGTGAAGCAACAAAGTCTATTGCACGGACCAAATCCATAAAAGCACCACGATAGTAATAATCTTCTTTTGACTGCATGCCATAAGTAATCCAATCTCCGTAAATATTGGTTGGTTGCTGCAATCCCTGTCCGCGAACTGATAATACAAATTCTACAAACCCAGGATTATCGTTAGGTTTTGGTGACCAAGGTTTGGAACCATAGCCCATATAACTAATGATTGCCGGATATTTTCCTTTTTTAACCGGAGTACAATAATATCCGGAGATTTCCACACCTCCGAAAGATTTCATACTAACCTTATATAATTTACGCTGATTAGTTGAAGAATCGGGGATCAGGGTTAGTTTATATTCAGGTGCAACCTTAGCCAGTTCAGCCAGACTTTCATCCCAGAATTTACGGAAATCGGTTTTGTTATCGGGTAAAGAGACAATATATTCCGGTTCATAACCGATATTAAACTTCTTAATTTCATTCATTTTCCCATCTACTTCCTGAGTTACGGTACAACGGTAGAAACCGGGAGCCGGAACAGAAAAAGAGAAATCGGCCTCGGTAGAATCGCCTTTACTGAGAGAGATAGATTGTGCAAACCGATGTACTGGTTTGAAATCATCCGTAGTTACTTGCAGATTTAGTGTAGCTTTTGCTGCATCTTTCCTGGTATTTTTCACCATAATCTGTATTTCAGGATTCTGAGGTGAATAGAATACCCAATCGTTTGTTTGCTTTACCTTGTAAGATAGGCCCCCTAACTCTTTATCTGACTGAGCAGATAAAGAGATTGAGAGACTAACAAAAAACAAACAAACCAAACCTTTCCTTATATTATATAAAAACATGATACTATTTATTTTGCTATTGATAATCTGTATAAAAGTACATCCTGAGCCGGCACTGATACTTTTTTATCTTTTTTGGTACTTCCTTCAACTTTTTTTGTCCACAAATTCTTTATTACATAGGTGGTATTATAAAAATTAGTTGATCGTTTAGAAATTTCATCATCAATGTTAAATTTCTGCCAATGAATATCGAATTCTTTATCTACAGTAGAGCGGTTGAGTAAGCAGAATGCCCAATCGCCTCCGGCAAGTGGTTTCAACCAAACTTCAATTCCATCTTGTGAAGCAACCTTTAAACCTTGAACGCCAAGAGTATCCTGATCAATAGCTATAACATCTTTATTCATGATGATTGCTTTTGTCTCGTCGGACATATTACGAATATCATTTCCTAAAATCAGGGGAGCTGCAAGCATGCACCACATTGAAAAATGCGCACGGTCCTGATTTACTTTTTGCCCGTTACCAACTTCCAGCATATCCGGATCGTTCCAATGTCCGGGACCGGCATATTTACGAAGCCCTTCCTGCATATCCAGAATCTGTAATACACCAAAAGCTTTCCATCCCGGATGTTCGTCAACACAATCGAAGCAATTAAAAATATCACCGGTAGTACGCCACATGTGTCCGGTATCTTTTGCCCATGTCCATGGTTTACTATTTCCCCATTCACACATGCTAAACAGAATAGGACGTCCGGCAGCACGAAGAGCATCCCTCATCAGGTTATAAGCACCAATCGGATTTACATCTTCGGTATTGCACCAGTCATATTTCAGATAATCTATTCCCCATTTTGCATAAGTAAGTGCATCCTGATATTCGTGACCTAAGCTTCCTGGACGACCACCGCAAGTTTGTCTGCCCGCATCCGAATAGATACCAATTTTTAAACCTTTAGAGTGAATATAATCGGCTAAAGCTTTAATGCCCGAAGGGAATTTCACCGGATCGGCAGTGATAAATCCCAGACTATCGCGTTTACCATGCCAGCAATCGTCCAAGTTTAAATAAACATATCCTGCATCGCGCAGTCCGGATTCTACCATTTTGTCGGCAACACCACGAATAATCTCTTCATTGATATCGCAGGCAAATTTATTCCAGCTATTCCATCCCATAGGAGGAGTCTTTGCCAATTCCTCATACTTCTGCGCTTTCACAGAACTGAGACAACAGAAACAAAGCAGAGAGAATAAAAGAAAATACTTTTTCATTATTTATCAGATTTACAAATTAATGGCTACTTAAATTTCAGGACAGATTCTTTAATTATTTTCACAGTAGATTTATCTGATGCAAAGACAGAGTTCAACCCTTGTTCTTCCTGAGCCGGATCTCCACAATAATCGTCTCCTTTTTGCCAGTAAATATGTTCCTTTGAAGGATTGGCAAAGCCTCCCCATCCCCAGAAATTGCATCCGGCAAAAGGACCTCCGGCTTTCTTATCTGCTATAATCAGCTCGAATACGTATTTATAAAATGAATCACGAGAGTTGGTTGTACTTTCTTTGGAGAACTTAAAGCCATCGCGTGGAAATCCAAATTCTTCCATCACCAAAGGTTTGTGGTGTTTTTTAGCTACTGCCAGATGTTCGAATATATATTTCTTTGTTTTTTCCTTAGCCGACTGAAGTTTCTCGGAAAGACTGTCTTTTGTTACCCAGCTCCAGTTATAAGGCCACAGGTGAATATTCATATAATCTACATTCTTATCGGCATGAATTCTTTCAAAAAGATTAATATCCTGTTCACATCCATGCTTTCCTTCGCTTCCGGTAGACACCATGTGGTTTTTATCCAGACTTTTTATCTGGGCGGCCACGTCGGCAATCCATAGTGCAAATGGTTCTTTGTTTTCATCAGCAAAAGCACGTGGCTCATTTCCTATCTGCCAGGACATGATGTACGGATCGTCTACATATTTTTTCTTTGTATAACGGTTGGTTCTGCCAATGATATCATTTACATAATTATGGAATAGTTTTTTTGCAGAGTCGGACTTTGGAAACTGTTTCACAAAAGCCATATATGCAGGCCATCCGTCAATTGCCGGAACAGGAGCCTTACCATATCCCGCCCATTGAAGATATTGTGAGTATCCTCCGGTCCACTCCCATGAATTATTCAAATAAAGAACGGCATACATTTTTCGTTTCCCCATTTGATATAATAAATAATCCAGTCCGGCTAATATAGTATCATTATATACTCCGGGAGACTTTTGCAGGGTTGGTTCTACTTTAGATCTGATACCATTCTCTCCATCAGCTCCAACCAATACCCGGAGATTATTAATACCTATTGATTTTAAATAATCGAGTTCCTTATTCAATCGTGCACGATTTCCACCTTCACCTTCAGAACCAAGAATGGCTCCATACCAGAAATTAGTACCTATATAATAATAAGGTGAACCGTTCAGCATAAAACGGCCTTTTTCTACATGAATGAAGGAAGACTTGCTTTGAGCAGAGGAATATCCTATAAAAGAAAAAAGCAATAGGAAGAGAGACAAGATATATTTCATACTATTTAAAATTTAAGGTATAACAGCTTTTCATTTTTACACAGTTGCAAATGTATATATTTCCAAAAAATAAATCAGTGCATTATTTATCAATTCATAATACAATTTTAACTCATCTAGAATAATTAATATTATCTTGTACAAAAGATTGCATTCTTTTGTACAAAAGAAAAGATTGTTCTGTACAGAAGAATTAATTCTTTTGTACAGGACAATCTTAATATATGCTCAATAAAGAAGAAGAATGATATGAAAACTATATTATATATACCTATATTATATAGTTTTCGACTCAGATGAGTTAAATAGTTTGATTTATACTATAAAAGGTAAAGTACTGTTTGTTAATCTTATAGTGAAGTGGATATTGTTATATCATTTTCCATCTTCCATTTGTGCCAGAAAGATACGGCAGAAACTAACCATAAACTTATCGAAATCCGTTGAAGACTTTTTCTGAACCACCTTACCACAGATTTCCTTATACTGTTTCAGTCTGTCGGAATCTATATCCCTCAGAGCCAGTTTACCACCAAAACGAAGTTTATAGAAATCTACCAGCATATCAAAACCTGTCCAATCAGCAGATTTAGGAACTCTTTTTACATTCGCATAAGCAAATAATTCTGAAGCATTCATTGAAGCAAAACGATCCTTAGCCACCGGTTTAAAATCGTTAGGGAGATAACGCAGGCGAGTGAGCTCTCTTAAATGAGCTTCGCAGAATTGACGGTAATTCTTTGAGTTTAAAATTGATTCGTCCCATAAAGGTTGTTTGCCTGCTCGCTGCAAAGAATCATGCTCTGCCCTATAACGTGGGAAAAAGCTATTAAATCCTTTTACAGTATCTAAAGAAATAGTCTCAGCCTCAACAGTTCCTTTAGTCAACTTAATAATTTTATATCCCGGCACATAACCAGCTGTAGAAGGAACCTGAATATTTAAAAGACGATTTCCTTTCTTTGAAACAGAAACTTGTTCATCATTCATGTGCATGTGTCCACCCAGATGAAGAATGATTCCGACATCGGCCAGGAGTTGGGCCATCGCAGAATCTGGGAAGCGATACATATCGAACTTACCCGGTGCGGCAATATCCGGAATATACTGAGCTACCCCATCATTATAATCGGCCATCGGGAAATGGCTGAAAGTAACCAGCTTTTTTCCATACTTTTTAGCCTGAGCTGCCACCTTAGTTATCCAGGGCAAGAGATAAGGCTTGGCTTTAAACCCTTCATTATAAACAGATCTGGCTCCTTCAAAAGTGAGAATGCTATCGCCTTCAGTAGTCTGCGGATAGTATACAGAAGCATCAATTGCCAATATCCACAATCCTTTTACCGGTTCTACCAGATAGCTACCATCTTGAACAACCGGTTTTTTATTTTCAAAAGCATAAGTCCGCTTGCTCCAGTCGGCCTGCTTAACAGCCTCATCATAGCTATAGTTTTCATAAGTATATGTGCTGAACGGGGTTGCCCAAAACAAATACTCTTTTTGCGGGTAAAATCCAAAAGAAGCCCATTCGTTATGTATTTCCTTATAACCCAGCTTTTTCATTTCTCCCTGGTCGTTATTAGAGAAAGGGCGTGCCGGATCATGATTTCCGGTCATCATAAAAAAGTGCATATTGTACCGGGTAGAATAAGTATTGAGAATCTCACGAACCTTACGCACATTTATCAATTGTCCATCGTCAGTCTGGTCACCTGGCAATAGAACATAATGTATATTTCTCTTTGCAATATCGTCTAGCGCAGAGATAAAGGCAAAATAGTTTTCATTATACAGACGAGTGGAATGTAGTTGGGCATCCATGGAACGAACATAAGATGTATCCTGCAAATGAACATCCGATAATACTGCAATTTTTATTGCCTCTCCAGATAGAGGGCAGCCTCTGCCCAAAAGATTGGGACAGAGGCATACCACAAACATAACTACAAACAAACACCTTTTCATAAGAAAAAAATTACTTCAGATTAACAGTTTGCAAACCATCTATATTCTGACTAAACATTGTGTCGGCAAAATAAGACGGACGGGTGTCTCCCCAACGTACTGTTGAATTGCGGATATTTACATTTGATGCATTATCAAGATAGAATCCGTATGTTTTTCCTTTCACAAATTCATCGCCTTTACATGGACGCTTGTCATAAATGCCACCTTCGTAGTTGGTACGCTTGCAAATCATCAAATCTACCTGGTCAAAATAGATATTCTGAATCTTATCTTTTGCTTCTGCGCCAAGGAATACACCATTTTCACTCTCGCACTTTATATTGTTGAAACTAATATCAGTAACAGCTCCTACCTCATAGTCGGCCATTCCTTTAGGAAAACGCCATCCTGCATCTTTGTGATCACCTGCTTTACGAGTATAAGCAGTTACATAAATTGCTTCAGATTTTCCCCACCACACATTTGAGAAGAGCTTACAATCTACTTCTATATTAGAGAAAATAACATTTTCTACTGTACCTTCATCGCGATTCTGAATACCAATACCACGATTACTATCTCTGATAATACAGTTATTCACTACTACATGACTGATACGATCCATGTTTTCAGAACCTATTTTAATTGCGCATGAACGGGAAGTCATAGTACAATTGGTTACTAATATATTCTCGCATGGTCCCAAGTCCTGATATTCACGACGATTCTTGAGACAGATACAGTCATCACCTGATTCAATAAAACAGTTACTAATGCGCACATTCTTTGAGTGATCTACATCAATACCATCTCCATTACGGATTTTCAGGTTATTCAAAATGCTTACTCCATCAACAACAACATCATTACAACCTACAAGGTGCACTGTCCAATAAGCCGAATTGCCAATAATAACATCCTTGATGCGGATATCTTTGCCATTAATTAAAGTAAGTACATGCGGACGAGGATCGAATTCGTGTACTGGTTTCAATTCATAAGAATCTTCCAGTTCCTTACCCATAAAGGCAACACCATTACCATCTATTTTACCTTTTCCACTGATAGAGAATTGCACAATATTAGTACCACTAATCCACATCATACCTTCGCCTTTATTATCGCGAAAAGCACTCTTATTATAAACTTTTTCGTCCGGATTAGCCAATAACTTAGCATTTGCTTCCAGATGCAGATCTACATAAGATGCCACGGTAATCGGACCAGTCATATAAACTCCGTCACCCGGAATAATAACACGGCCTCCCCCGGATTTATTACAATCATCAATAGCTTCTTGTATTGCTTCTGCATTATCTGTTATACTGTCTCCTTTCGCTCCATAATCACGAATATCAAAATCTGTCTTGCTAGTATGGCAGGATGTCATAAGCCCTATGCCGAAAAGGGCTACTAAAAACTTTAGTCTCATCATCTTCTATGTATTAGTTGTTAACTTTTATAATTTGTTCTTTTTTATCTAATGGAAAAAATACTTGTTCAAGTGATTCGCCTTTCACATCGTCCATAATAATTGCCGGACGATAATCAGGTTCAGCCAACTTCAATCTCACATTCTTCAATGTAATATCCTTTGCATGACGAATATAGAATCCCCAAGAAGGTAGCTCACCAAACATACTGAACTCCGGATATTTATCTATCTGTTCGGGAACCTGATTCAAACGGTTCAACGGTATATAAGCCATTCCTTTGGTTGCTCTTCCCGGACAAGTTATTTCAATATTTTCAAGATGCACTCCTTCTATGTAATGCCCAGGTATACCCACAATAGACGAAGGAAATGGATTGTGGAAGAAATCTACTTCCGGTCCCCGCAGATCATAGTTAATATCTGGTCTGCCAAAGGGAATTTCCACATTCATATCTTTTATAGATATATTCTTAACCGTTCCAACACGTTCGCCTGCTCTATGCCCCAAACGGATAAAGATTGCATTACCTGTATTCTTGGCCGTAATCCGGCTTACATTAACATTTTCAATATCACCTCCATCTACAGACTCAATAGCAATAGCCGAACGAAAGGTATCGTATACACGAATGTTATCAATAGTAATATTCTTAAAACCTCCCCAGGAAGCTGTTCCAAACTTAATTGCACTTGCACTGCTACGCACCTCACAATCGGCAATATAGATGCTATCGTTACAGGCATTAGGATGGTAGGATTTTAAGCAAATACCATCGTCAGCAGAATTCACGTTGCAACGAGTAATCTTTACTCTACGACAATCTGTAATATCAAAGCCATCATTATTCCAATATGCTCTGTTTGTCATTGAAACCTGATCTATTGATAAACCGGAACAAAGATCAAACGTAACACCCCAACAAGCACTGTTCATAAGATGCAATCCTGTAACTGATATATTCTCGCACTCTGACAGGAAAAACAGTTTTGGACGGGCAGTTTCATTAGGACGCATTCTTCGAACATTATAATTTGGATCTATGCGCACTCCGGCATTATGTAAACTATCTATATTCAAAGCTAAAGCCAGTCCCTGACCATCTATTGTTCCTTCACCACTGAAAGCTATGTTTTTTAGCTTGTGCCCAAGAATTAAAGCCAGCTTTGAGTTATCACTTTTTTCTGTTGTATTATCAGCTTTATTTAATGGGTAATAATCGTCAGGATTTGTACTTCCCAGTAAAACTGCATCTTTTTCGATATACAACTCAATGCCCGATTTTAATTGCAAACAGCCGGTGAGATAGATACCTTTCGGAAAAATAATCCTTCCGCCTCCTTTTTTGCCAAGCAGGTCTATTGCTTGCTGAATAACTTTTGT
Proteins encoded in this window:
- a CDS encoding glycoside hydrolase family 27 protein, with protein sequence MKKYFLLFSLLCFCCLSSVKAQKYEELAKTPPMGWNSWNKFACDINEEIIRGVADKMVESGLRDAGYVYLNLDDCWHGKRDSLGFITADPVKFPSGIKALADYIHSKGLKIGIYSDAGRQTCGGRPGSLGHEYQDALTYAKWGIDYLKYDWCNTEDVNPIGAYNLMRDALRAAGRPILFSMCEWGNSKPWTWAKDTGHMWRTTGDIFNCFDCVDEHPGWKAFGVLQILDMQEGLRKYAGPGHWNDPDMLEVGNGQKVNQDRAHFSMWCMLAAPLILGNDIRNMSDETKAIIMNKDVIAIDQDTLGVQGLKVASQDGIEVWLKPLAGGDWAFCLLNRSTVDKEFDIHWQKFNIDDEISKRSTNFYNTTYVIKNLWTKKVEGSTKKDKKVSVPAQDVLLYRLSIAK
- a CDS encoding beta-mannosidase, encoding MLNGSPYYYIGTNFWYGAILGSEGEGGNRARLNKELDYLKSIGINNLRVLVGADGENGIRSKVEPTLQKSPGVYNDTILAGLDYLLYQMGKRKMYAVLYLNNSWEWTGGYSQYLQWAGYGKAPVPAIDGWPAYMAFVKQFPKSDSAKKLFHNYVNDIIGRTNRYTKKKYVDDPYIMSWQIGNEPRAFADENKEPFALWIADVAAQIKSLDKNHMVSTGSEGKHGCEQDINLFERIHADKNVDYMNIHLWPYNWSWVTKDSLSEKLQSAKEKTKKYIFEHLAVAKKHHKPLVMEEFGFPRDGFKFSKESTTNSRDSFYKYVFELIIADKKAGGPFAGCNFWGWGGFANPSKEHIYWQKGDDYCGDPAQEEQGLNSVFASDKSTVKIIKESVLKFK
- a CDS encoding metallophosphoesterase, with the protein product MKRCLFVVMFVVCLCPNLLGRGCPLSGEAIKIAVLSDVHLQDTSYVRSMDAQLHSTRLYNENYFAFISALDDIAKRNIHYVLLPGDQTDDGQLINVRKVREILNTYSTRYNMHFFMMTGNHDPARPFSNNDQGEMKKLGYKEIHNEWASFGFYPQKEYLFWATPFSTYTYENYSYDEAVKQADWSKRTYAFENKKPVVQDGSYLVEPVKGLWILAIDASVYYPQTTEGDSILTFEGARSVYNEGFKAKPYLLPWITKVAAQAKKYGKKLVTFSHFPMADYNDGVAQYIPDIAAPGKFDMYRFPDSAMAQLLADVGIILHLGGHMHMNDEQVSVSKKGNRLLNIQVPSTAGYVPGYKIIKLTKGTVEAETISLDTVKGFNSFFPRYRAEHDSLQRAGKQPLWDESILNSKNYRQFCEAHLRELTRLRYLPNDFKPVAKDRFASMNASELFAYANVKRVPKSADWTGFDMLVDFYKLRFGGKLALRDIDSDRLKQYKEICGKVVQKKSSTDFDKFMVSFCRIFLAQMEDGK
- a CDS encoding glycosyl hydrolase family 28 protein — its product is MTSCHTSKTDFDIRDYGAKGDSITDNAEAIQEAIDDCNKSGGGRVIIPGDGVYMTGPITVASYVDLHLEANAKLLANPDEKVYNKSAFRDNKGEGMMWISGTNIVQFSISGKGKIDGNGVAFMGKELEDSYELKPVHEFDPRPHVLTLINGKDIRIKDVIIGNSAYWTVHLVGCNDVVVDGVSILNNLKIRNGDGIDVDHSKNVRISNCFIESGDDCICLKNRREYQDLGPCENILVTNCTMTSRSCAIKIGSENMDRISHVVVNNCIIRDSNRGIGIQNRDEGTVENVIFSNIEVDCKLFSNVWWGKSEAIYVTAYTRKAGDHKDAGWRFPKGMADYEVGAVTDISFNNIKCESENGVFLGAEAKDKIQNIYFDQVDLMICKRTNYEGGIYDKRPCKGDEFVKGKTYGFYLDNASNVNIRNSTVRWGDTRPSYFADTMFSQNIDGLQTVNLK